In Nostoc sp. CENA543, a single genomic region encodes these proteins:
- a CDS encoding MFS transporter — MNDSTADDYSQEHQVSEKLDLKTKIAFGAGDLGTAITAMIGISYLSPFLTDVAHLKPELAGLTQLIGKVWDAINDPMVGVLSDRTQSSQGRRYPWMIWGAVPFGIFFFLNWVVPQFSSNENVNEWGLFWFYTIVSILFNAFYTIVNLPYTALTAELTQDYDERTSLNSFRFFFSIGGSIFAVLLALVISLIIPQNKQLQYIVLGAICAVVSVFPLYWCVWGTKKRAKAMAKLHPQMEQTVSIPLLKQLQIVFTNRPFLFVVGIYLCSWLSVQLTASIIPYFVVSWMRLPSWHFNLVLLAVQGTAMSMLFVWSAISKRVGKQAVYYMGVSVWIIAQGGLFFLQPGQVTLMYTFAIMAGFGVSTAYLVPWSMLPDVIELDELKTGQRREGIFYSFIVFIQKICLGLAVNIVLQRLGKAGYIPPTPEVPIPVQPNAVLDVIRVSIGPLPAIALIIGLILTYFYPITREMHAEILLKLQARKQQRDHLE, encoded by the coding sequence ATGAACGATTCTACTGCTGATGACTATTCCCAAGAGCATCAAGTCAGTGAAAAACTTGACTTGAAAACTAAAATCGCTTTCGGTGCTGGGGATTTGGGAACGGCTATCACAGCGATGATTGGGATTTCCTATCTATCACCTTTTTTAACAGATGTAGCACATTTAAAACCAGAGTTAGCTGGACTCACCCAACTCATCGGCAAAGTATGGGATGCTATTAATGATCCAATGGTGGGAGTATTAAGCGATCGCACTCAGAGTAGTCAGGGGAGGCGATATCCTTGGATGATTTGGGGTGCAGTCCCTTTCGGAATTTTCTTTTTTTTAAACTGGGTTGTCCCTCAGTTTAGTAGTAATGAAAATGTAAACGAGTGGGGCTTGTTTTGGTTTTATACTATCGTTTCGATTTTGTTTAATGCTTTCTATACTATTGTCAATTTACCATATACAGCCCTCACCGCCGAACTGACACAAGACTACGACGAACGTACTAGCCTCAACAGTTTTCGCTTTTTCTTTTCTATCGGTGGAAGTATTTTTGCTGTTTTGCTGGCCTTGGTAATTTCCTTAATCATTCCGCAAAATAAACAACTACAATACATAGTTTTGGGAGCTATTTGTGCAGTTGTCTCGGTGTTTCCTTTGTATTGGTGTGTTTGGGGAACGAAAAAACGCGCCAAAGCAATGGCTAAGTTACATCCCCAAATGGAACAGACGGTATCAATTCCCTTATTGAAGCAACTCCAAATTGTTTTTACTAATCGCCCTTTCTTGTTTGTTGTCGGGATTTATTTGTGTTCCTGGTTGAGTGTGCAGTTAACTGCTAGTATTATTCCTTACTTTGTTGTCAGTTGGATGCGATTACCATCTTGGCATTTTAATTTAGTATTGTTGGCAGTCCAAGGTACTGCAATGTCAATGCTGTTTGTCTGGAGTGCTATCAGTAAGCGTGTTGGTAAACAAGCTGTATACTACATGGGTGTGAGTGTATGGATTATCGCCCAAGGTGGACTGTTTTTTTTACAGCCTGGTCAAGTCACCCTAATGTATACTTTTGCCATCATGGCGGGTTTTGGAGTTTCTACAGCTTACCTTGTACCTTGGTCAATGCTACCTGATGTCATTGAATTAGACGAACTCAAAACCGGACAAAGAAGGGAAGGTATTTTTTATAGTTTCATTGTTTTTATCCAAAAAATTTGTTTAGGCTTGGCGGTGAATATAGTTTTACAAAGGTTAGGTAAGGCTGGCTATATTCCACCCACACCAGAGGTTCCTATCCCAGTACAACCAAATGCTGTATTAGATGTTATTCGTGTTTCTATCGGGCCACTACCTGCGATCGCCTTAATTATAGGTTTAATCCTCACCTATTTTTACCCCATTACTCGTGAGATGCACGCCGAAATTCTGCTCAAACTCCAAGCACGTAAACAACAACGAGATCACCTGGAATGA
- a CDS encoding PPC domain-containing protein, translating to MRRLHHQQNIAKFKLFFIYGMSSSLLISSMIQPIHGEVLAENREKFVIASLPIDDPTLKEGINEIQVPETTTTPANQPTIKPPIAPNPPANTTIANTRDANNISNNRAIINNQAASNNTNANNRNTNTTNNRRNSRNRQRVIATNSTSRQPTYRDIDFVNIPFGILSPGDFQSEGRYVHFYRFEGQENQVIQLRLTGSVDQRRSNNLSLRPYMFLFDPDNNVILRRSSSDNSKSIRDASIFAKLPKKGVYTIAVTSQNPGDVGRYTIALRNDRASYVEDDFTELTASSPTLKNGSPYNVTKLEGKKGQLVSIRVDSVLEEFSPFIVLLDAQGRVVSSDNDREGRYSALIDRAKLPADGTYYVVVTSKTPNQSGRYRLTVF from the coding sequence ATGAGAAGGCTACATCATCAACAAAACATCGCAAAATTCAAATTGTTTTTCATTTATGGCATGAGTTCTAGTTTGCTTATCTCCAGCATGATTCAGCCAATTCATGGGGAAGTTTTGGCAGAAAACAGAGAGAAATTTGTGATTGCTTCACTACCCATAGATGATCCAACTTTAAAAGAAGGGATTAATGAGATTCAAGTCCCTGAAACTACTACAACTCCAGCCAATCAACCAACCATTAAACCACCAATCGCACCTAACCCTCCAGCCAATACGACAATAGCTAACACTAGAGATGCTAATAATATCTCCAACAACCGAGCTATTATTAACAATCAAGCGGCAAGTAATAATACAAATGCCAATAATAGGAATACTAACACTACCAATAACAGACGTAATTCTCGGAATCGTCAACGAGTAATTGCCACTAATTCGACATCGAGACAGCCGACTTATAGAGATATTGATTTTGTCAATATTCCTTTTGGGATTCTATCTCCTGGTGATTTTCAGTCTGAAGGTAGATATGTGCATTTTTATAGATTTGAGGGGCAAGAAAATCAGGTAATTCAACTCAGGTTAACAGGTAGTGTAGATCAACGTCGCAGCAATAACCTGAGTTTAAGACCTTATATGTTTTTGTTTGATCCCGATAATAATGTCATCTTGCGCCGGAGTAGTTCAGACAATAGTAAAAGCATTAGGGATGCTTCCATATTTGCCAAATTACCGAAAAAAGGCGTTTACACGATAGCAGTTACTAGCCAAAATCCTGGAGATGTGGGACGTTATACTATAGCTTTGAGAAATGATCGCGCTAGCTACGTTGAAGATGACTTTACGGAATTGACTGCTAGTAGTCCGACTCTGAAAAATGGTAGTCCCTACAATGTCACCAAATTGGAAGGGAAAAAAGGTCAACTTGTCAGTATTCGTGTAGATAGTGTCTTAGAAGAATTTTCTCCCTTTATAGTCTTATTAGATGCTCAGGGAAGGGTAGTATCCTCAGATAATGATCGAGAAGGTAGATATAGTGCTTTAATTGATCGAGCTAAGTTACCGGCGGATGGTACTTACTATGTAGTGGTAACTTCTAAAACGCCTAATCAAAGTGGTAGATATCGATTGACTGTTTTCTAG
- a CDS encoding carbonic anhydrase: MTRINGFIGRRNFLWLAGGSGLGVVATTVGGSLIKDTPETTIADVNSANPNPANPQQALTRLLAGNQRFVESKPQHPNQSRKRLQAVTQGQYPFATILGCADSRVPTEIIFDQGLGDLFVVRVAGNVASETAIGSLEYAASVLGSQLIVVLGHKRCGAVAAAIKNKPLPGKIGDVIEDIKPALAGVNLKSEKIQEVGVIANIQYQAEKLLKKSLILAKLVRLGKLKIVGAIYDIDTGKVSIIRE; encoded by the coding sequence ATGACTCGAATTAATGGATTTATCGGTCGTCGTAATTTCTTGTGGTTAGCAGGTGGTAGCGGTTTAGGAGTAGTAGCTACCACTGTGGGTGGTAGTTTGATTAAAGATACACCAGAAACTACCATTGCTGATGTTAATTCAGCTAACCCAAACCCCGCCAATCCGCAACAAGCATTAACACGATTACTGGCTGGTAATCAAAGATTTGTAGAAAGTAAACCCCAACATCCTAATCAATCACGAAAACGTTTGCAAGCTGTTACTCAAGGTCAATATCCTTTTGCAACTATCTTGGGTTGTGCAGATTCGAGAGTTCCAACGGAAATTATTTTTGATCAAGGACTGGGGGATTTATTTGTGGTGCGAGTCGCTGGTAATGTGGCCAGTGAAACAGCTATTGGTAGTTTAGAATATGCTGCATCGGTACTCGGTTCGCAGTTAATTGTAGTATTGGGTCATAAAAGATGTGGTGCTGTCGCCGCAGCCATCAAAAACAAACCCCTTCCAGGTAAGATTGGCGATGTGATTGAAGATATTAAACCTGCCTTAGCCGGAGTAAATCTAAAATCTGAGAAAATCCAAGAAGTTGGAGTTATTGCTAATATTCAATACCAGGCTGAAAAATTACTGAAAAAGTCCTTGATATTAGCCAAATTGGTGCGTTTAGGTAAACTCAAAATTGTGGGGGCTATTTACGATATTGACACAGGTAAGGTGTCTATTATCAGGGAATAG
- a CDS encoding tetratricopeptide repeat protein gives MNSLKLAATIIVCTTLAFTPKAEAKNLFNHQQIPTSQVTAQSTESEVYANLQRGIDLLEGKNYQAAIEKFTQVLEADPNNIYAYVGRGAAKIYIEQYQAANADFDAALAINPNIALAYYFRGISNYYLRDKTAAIADFRQASTLFKKEGKLDLAQKADSVIKEIEAS, from the coding sequence ATGAACAGCTTAAAATTAGCCGCAACTATAATTGTATGCACAACATTAGCTTTCACACCCAAAGCTGAAGCTAAAAACTTATTTAATCATCAGCAAATCCCTACATCACAAGTAACTGCACAATCTACCGAATCTGAAGTTTACGCTAACTTACAACGAGGTATTGATTTACTAGAAGGGAAAAACTATCAAGCAGCTATTGAAAAATTTACCCAAGTTTTAGAAGCTGACCCCAATAATATTTATGCTTACGTTGGCAGAGGTGCTGCCAAGATATATATAGAGCAATATCAAGCTGCCAATGCAGATTTTGATGCAGCTTTAGCCATTAATCCTAATATTGCTTTAGCCTACTATTTTCGAGGTATTAGCAACTATTATTTAAGAGATAAAACAGCCGCGATCGCAGATTTTCGGCAAGCATCTACACTCTTTAAAAAAGAAGGCAAACTAGATTTAGCGCAAAAAGCAGACAGCGTAATTAAAGAGATAGAAGCTAGCTAA
- a CDS encoding serine/threonine-protein kinase, translating into MMLCCLNPDCPSPLNSKGTKYCQACGTPITPLLRNRYRIINLLSDEGGFSRTYLAEDVDKLNVQCVVKQFAPRVQGTWALKKAIELFQDEAVRLQQLGEHPQIPQLFAYFEQDNNLYLVQEFIAGKNLSQELNQRYPYQENEIYDLLVDLLPILKFIHEKHVIHRDIKPQNIIRRQQDGRLVLIDFGASKQLNATVKAQRGTNIGSQGYTPIEQMQGEAYPSSDLYSLGMTAFYMLSGVSPSQLWIQYGYGWVASWRKHLSHPVSEQFAQVLERLLKVDFHERYQSADAVLADLNRLPSPTLIPSVFRTKLQATQLTLIKFIASQGKKTALLTAVTCSLVIGAGILYFQSRLSSKDIPSPPKVNLNLPVNQYLIKTMPAHSEQINSIAISADGTKFATGSSDHTIKVWNWPQEKVIHTLKGHSDFVWSVAMSPDGKLLASGSRDQTIRLWNTQTGKQIATLGKANLKVTSLAMSSDGKILATAQGNTIKLWNLQTQKEIATLRGHTNIVNSVTFSPDNQTLVSGSWDKTIKVWNLNQRRLSKTFTGHTKEIIAVVCSPNGEIIASSGVDQTIRLWNLKTGKAIATFKGHTAAIISLDFTPDGQTLASGSYDGTVKLWNLSTNQVANTFKQDVSRVTAIKFHPSGNTLISGRTNYLDIWRTNK; encoded by the coding sequence ATGATGCTCTGCTGTTTAAATCCAGATTGCCCTAGCCCTTTAAATAGTAAAGGTACGAAATACTGCCAAGCTTGCGGTACACCCATCACACCTTTACTGAGAAACCGCTATCGGATTATCAATCTCCTATCTGATGAAGGTGGATTTAGCAGAACCTATTTAGCAGAGGATGTAGATAAACTCAATGTTCAATGTGTCGTCAAGCAATTTGCTCCGCGAGTACAGGGGACTTGGGCGTTAAAAAAGGCGATTGAGTTATTTCAAGACGAAGCAGTCAGATTGCAACAGCTAGGTGAACATCCCCAAATCCCCCAGCTTTTTGCTTATTTTGAGCAAGATAATAACTTATATTTAGTGCAGGAATTTATTGCAGGTAAAAACTTATCCCAGGAATTAAATCAGCGTTATCCTTATCAGGAAAATGAAATTTACGACTTATTAGTTGATTTATTACCTATTCTCAAATTTATCCATGAAAAGCACGTAATTCATCGAGATATTAAGCCACAAAATATTATTCGTCGTCAACAAGATGGGCGGTTAGTATTAATTGATTTTGGTGCTTCTAAGCAACTAAATGCTACAGTTAAAGCCCAAAGGGGGACAAATATCGGCTCACAAGGATATACTCCCATAGAGCAGATGCAGGGGGAAGCCTATCCGAGCAGTGATTTATATAGTTTAGGAATGACTGCCTTTTATATGCTCAGTGGAGTTTCTCCTTCTCAATTGTGGATACAATATGGCTATGGTTGGGTAGCATCTTGGCGAAAACACTTATCACACCCTGTCAGTGAGCAATTTGCTCAAGTGCTAGAGAGATTGTTAAAGGTAGATTTCCATGAACGTTATCAGTCTGCGGATGCAGTGCTAGCAGACTTAAACCGATTACCGTCACCAACATTAATTCCATCTGTCTTCAGGACAAAACTACAAGCAACTCAATTAACACTCATAAAATTCATCGCTAGTCAAGGCAAAAAAACTGCATTATTGACTGCTGTGACTTGCTCATTAGTAATCGGTGCAGGAATATTATATTTCCAATCTCGTTTGAGTTCAAAAGATATTCCCTCTCCACCCAAAGTTAATCTCAATTTACCCGTTAATCAGTATCTAATTAAGACTATGCCAGCCCATTCTGAGCAAATTAATAGTATTGCTATTAGTGCTGATGGTACAAAATTCGCTACTGGTAGCAGCGACCATACTATTAAAGTATGGAATTGGCCACAGGAAAAAGTCATACATACCCTCAAGGGACATTCTGATTTTGTGTGGTCTGTGGCTATGAGTCCCGATGGTAAACTTTTGGCTAGTGGTAGTCGAGATCAAACTATCAGATTATGGAATACACAAACAGGTAAACAAATTGCTACCTTGGGCAAAGCAAATTTAAAAGTGACCAGTCTGGCTATGAGTAGTGATGGTAAAATCTTAGCCACTGCACAAGGTAACACCATCAAACTTTGGAATTTACAAACCCAAAAAGAAATTGCTACTTTGAGGGGTCACACTAATATAGTTAACTCTGTAACCTTCAGTCCAGATAATCAAACTCTTGTGAGTGGTAGTTGGGATAAAACGATTAAAGTGTGGAATCTCAATCAACGTCGCCTAAGTAAAACCTTCACAGGACACACCAAAGAAATCATTGCTGTAGTGTGCAGTCCTAATGGGGAAATTATCGCTAGTAGTGGAGTTGATCAAACAATTAGATTGTGGAACTTGAAAACAGGAAAAGCGATCGCAACTTTCAAAGGACATACAGCCGCTATAATTTCCCTAGATTTTACACCTGATGGTCAAACCCTAGCTAGTGGTAGTTATGACGGTACTGTTAAACTGTGGAATTTATCAACAAATCAAGTCGCCAACACCTTCAAACAAGATGTCAGCAGAGTCACTGCAATTAAATTCCATCCTAGTGGCAATACTCTGATAAGTGGTCGTACTAACTATCTTGATATTTGGCGTACTAATAAATAA
- a CDS encoding GAF domain-containing protein yields MSAQQRSFGETADLMIGVHNQENQALAANASPVGTLARRKGTISTFLAPLTQDTFKQVVTEVEQKLHIVHQTLSMLDSQGFETILQEMLHSITLKTGELLGADRTTIFLLDEEKQELWSIVAEGEGKRSLEIRIPADKGIAGEVATFKQVVNIPFDFYSDPRSIFAQKQEKITGYRTYTMLALPLLNEQGQLVAVVQLLNKLKSTQQPDAPLAERVDPVGFTGADEQLFQEFAPSIRLILESSRSFYIATQKQRAAAAMMKAVKSLSQSSLDLEDTLKRVMDEAKELMNADRSTLWLIDRDRHELWTKITQDDGSTRELRVTIGKGFVGIVAASGQKLNIPFDLYDHSDSETAKYLDQQNGYRTCSLLCMPVFNADQELIGVTQLVNKKKSGEFPPYNPADWPKAPECFQASFDRNDEEFMEAFNIQAGVALQNAQLFAKVKQQEQLQRDILRSLSNGVISTDKSGAIIAANESAKRLLGLTEEERLEGKLVSEAIAIKEGDFGRWCQDALLGADPKHRQQYYPDRTLLSVDAESEQHSINLSINTIANANDPSQVGGALVVMEDISDEKRLKSTMYRYMTQELAEELLKLDDAKLGGDRKEVSILFSDIRGYTTLTENLEAEEVVSMLNEYFESMVEAVFKHKGTLDKYIGDAIMAVFGSPLPLEEHAWMAVQTSIEMRHRLQEFNQRRYAANKPRISIGIGINSDTVISGNIGSSKRMEFTAIGDGVNLGSRLESVSKQYGCDIILSDNTFKPCQEKIWARELDYIRVKGRNEPVAIYELVGLRSDPINGEKLQVIEHYHKGREYYLQQEFNAARAEFAKVLAFDNQDKAAMLHLLRCQHWLQSPPTTSEWDEGVWTFQEK; encoded by the coding sequence ATGTCAGCGCAACAGCGTAGTTTTGGGGAGACAGCTGATTTGATGATTGGTGTTCACAACCAGGAAAATCAGGCCTTAGCAGCAAATGCTTCTCCTGTCGGGACTTTAGCCCGACGCAAAGGCACTATTTCCACCTTTCTAGCTCCCCTAACTCAAGACACTTTTAAACAAGTTGTTACAGAAGTTGAGCAGAAATTACATATTGTGCATCAAACCCTGTCCATGTTGGATTCTCAGGGTTTTGAGACAATTCTGCAAGAAATGTTGCACTCGATTACGTTGAAAACTGGGGAATTATTGGGAGCAGACAGAACTACTATATTTTTACTGGATGAAGAAAAACAAGAACTGTGGTCAATTGTCGCGGAAGGCGAGGGGAAACGGTCTTTAGAAATTCGCATTCCCGCCGATAAAGGAATTGCGGGGGAAGTGGCGACTTTTAAGCAAGTAGTTAATATTCCCTTTGATTTTTATAGTGACCCACGGTCAATATTTGCCCAAAAACAAGAGAAAATCACAGGCTATCGCACTTACACCATGCTGGCCTTACCGCTACTCAATGAACAAGGACAACTAGTGGCGGTAGTACAGTTACTCAATAAATTAAAATCGACACAGCAGCCAGATGCGCCACTGGCGGAACGGGTTGATCCTGTAGGCTTTACTGGTGCTGATGAGCAATTATTTCAAGAATTTGCCCCTTCTATTCGCCTAATTTTAGAATCGTCTCGCTCTTTTTACATCGCAACACAAAAACAAAGAGCCGCAGCTGCGATGATGAAGGCGGTAAAATCCCTCAGTCAAAGTAGTCTGGACTTAGAAGACACCCTCAAAAGGGTGATGGATGAAGCCAAAGAATTAATGAACGCCGATCGCAGTACACTATGGTTAATAGACCGCGATCGCCATGAACTCTGGACAAAAATTACCCAAGATGACGGTTCAACTAGGGAATTGCGCGTGACCATCGGTAAGGGTTTTGTGGGAATAGTCGCCGCATCCGGTCAAAAACTCAATATTCCCTTTGATTTATACGACCATTCAGATTCAGAAACCGCCAAATACTTGGATCAGCAGAATGGCTACCGTACTTGTAGTTTACTGTGTATGCCCGTATTTAACGCTGATCAAGAGTTAATTGGGGTGACACAATTAGTCAATAAAAAGAAATCTGGAGAGTTTCCACCTTATAACCCTGCTGACTGGCCTAAAGCACCGGAATGCTTCCAAGCTAGCTTTGACCGCAACGACGAAGAATTTATGGAAGCTTTCAACATTCAAGCTGGGGTAGCATTACAAAACGCTCAGTTATTTGCCAAGGTCAAACAACAAGAACAATTACAACGGGATATTCTGCGGAGTCTTTCCAATGGTGTGATTTCCACAGATAAATCAGGTGCAATTATTGCAGCCAATGAAAGCGCGAAACGGTTATTGGGATTAACCGAAGAAGAGCGTTTAGAAGGTAAATTAGTTAGTGAAGCGATCGCCATTAAAGAAGGTGATTTTGGTAGGTGGTGTCAAGATGCTTTACTCGGTGCTGATCCCAAACATCGTCAGCAATATTATCCTGACCGTACCTTATTGAGTGTAGATGCCGAATCAGAACAGCATAGTATTAACTTATCAATTAATACGATCGCCAATGCCAACGACCCCAGCCAAGTAGGTGGCGCGTTGGTAGTCATGGAAGACATTAGCGATGAAAAACGCCTCAAGAGTACAATGTATCGCTACATGACGCAAGAATTAGCCGAGGAATTGCTGAAGCTAGACGATGCTAAACTAGGAGGCGATCGCAAGGAAGTTTCGATTTTATTCTCCGATATTCGAGGCTACACCACTTTGACAGAAAATCTGGAAGCAGAAGAAGTGGTTAGTATGCTCAATGAATATTTTGAATCAATGGTAGAGGCTGTATTTAAACACAAAGGGACTCTCGATAAATATATCGGTGATGCGATTATGGCCGTGTTCGGTTCGCCTCTCCCCTTAGAAGAACACGCTTGGATGGCGGTACAAACGTCGATAGAAATGCGCCATCGCTTACAAGAATTTAATCAACGTCGTTACGCTGCTAATAAACCCAGAATTAGTATTGGCATTGGGATTAACTCCGATACTGTCATTAGTGGTAACATCGGTTCTAGTAAACGGATGGAATTCACTGCGATCGGTGATGGTGTCAACTTAGGCTCACGTTTAGAAAGTGTTAGCAAACAATACGGCTGTGACATTATCCTCAGTGATAATACCTTTAAACCCTGTCAAGAAAAAATCTGGGCGCGGGAATTAGACTATATTCGCGTTAAAGGCAGAAACGAACCGGTAGCTATTTATGAATTAGTGGGTTTACGTTCCGACCCTATCAACGGTGAAAAGCTACAAGTGATCGAACATTATCACAAAGGTCGGGAGTATTATCTTCAACAAGAATTCAATGCTGCTAGAGCCGAATTTGCCAAAGTTCTGGCCTTTGATAATCAAGATAAAGCCGCTATGTTACACCTTTTGCGTTGTCAACATTGGTTACAATCACCACCTACAACATCCGAATGGGATGAAGGCGTTTGGACTTTCCAGGAAAAATAA
- a CDS encoding phosphoribosyltransferase, with product MPDLYVSWSEYHYKIEQLAARIYDSGWEFNQILCLARGGLRVGDILSRIYQQPLAILATSSYSGSGKQARGNLIFSRHLTMTTETLGSRILVVDDLVDSGITLKETIPWLQQNTTTPIEEIRTAVIWYKACSIFAPNYYIDYLPDNPWIRQPFEHYEHISPADLAAKVS from the coding sequence ATGCCAGACCTTTACGTTTCTTGGTCAGAGTATCATTATAAAATTGAGCAACTAGCGGCTCGTATTTATGACTCTGGTTGGGAATTTAATCAAATACTTTGTTTAGCCAGGGGCGGACTACGTGTTGGTGATATTCTTTCCCGTATATATCAGCAGCCTTTGGCAATTTTAGCAACATCGTCTTACAGTGGTTCAGGCAAACAAGCCAGAGGTAACTTAATTTTCTCCCGTCATTTAACCATGACCACGGAAACATTAGGTTCACGTATTCTAGTGGTTGACGATTTGGTAGACTCAGGAATTACACTGAAAGAAACTATCCCCTGGCTACAGCAAAACACCACTACCCCCATCGAGGAAATCCGTACTGCCGTCATTTGGTATAAAGCTTGCTCTATCTTTGCACCTAACTATTACATTGACTATTTACCTGATAATCCTTGGATTCGCCAACCTTTTGAACATTACGAACATATCAGTCCCGCAGATTTGGCGGCGAAGGTAAGTTAA
- a CDS encoding amidohydrolase, which translates to MNFTIQNVLIAAEESYTTTDVQIIEGKIAAIAPNLDIVGTVIDGSNKLLLPGFINAHTHSSEMWQRGIMSALPLELWLAELYDFAPLDTEQVYLSALGTAVETLLSGGTSVVDHLVLIPGQELETIACAVRAYQEVGIRAFVAPLIQDESLTAGIPNGESTQTHEPFFRSTAATLEMIETAITQFHHPESGVNILVAPTGIQLCTDGLFEGCIELSDRYNICRHSHLLETQAQAKLAQEKYGCSAVTHLKQIGYLSDRTSLAHCVWLDDADIAILAETQSTVVHNPLSNLRLGSGIAPILKYCQAGVNVTFGCDGASSNDSQDLLEAIKIGSILHNVTDFDYRHWITPRKAVEMAALGGAKGLNMADQLGSLTVGKQADLVLYDLTNLSLLPRTDPIGLLVLGRPSNVVDSAWVNGKQIIADGKVTTINVDELRQELFNRSQWTTQRQSPTVAQIEAHYRQVMGL; encoded by the coding sequence ATGAATTTTACTATCCAAAATGTATTGATAGCGGCTGAGGAGAGTTACACTACCACCGATGTACAGATTATAGAAGGGAAAATTGCGGCGATCGCTCCCAACTTAGATATTGTCGGTACAGTAATCGATGGTAGCAATAAACTGTTGCTACCAGGTTTTATCAATGCTCACACCCATTCCTCAGAAATGTGGCAACGGGGCATTATGTCAGCTTTACCCCTAGAATTATGGTTAGCGGAATTATATGATTTCGCACCCCTGGATACCGAGCAAGTTTATTTGAGTGCTTTAGGAACAGCCGTAGAAACCTTGTTATCTGGCGGTACAAGTGTTGTAGATCATCTGGTGTTAATTCCCGGACAAGAATTAGAAACCATCGCCTGCGCGGTGCGTGCTTATCAAGAAGTGGGAATTCGGGCTTTTGTCGCGCCTTTAATTCAAGATGAATCTTTAACTGCGGGAATACCTAATGGAGAATCGACACAAACCCATGAACCGTTTTTCCGTAGTACCGCCGCAACGCTAGAAATGATTGAAACAGCAATTACACAGTTTCACCATCCAGAATCGGGGGTGAATATTTTAGTTGCACCTACGGGGATACAATTATGTACAGATGGGTTATTTGAGGGATGTATTGAGTTAAGCGATCGCTATAATATTTGTCGTCACTCTCATTTACTGGAAACTCAAGCCCAAGCCAAACTCGCCCAGGAAAAATACGGTTGTAGTGCTGTTACCCATCTTAAACAAATTGGTTACTTGAGCGATCGCACTTCCTTAGCCCATTGTGTTTGGTTAGATGATGCAGATATCGCCATCCTTGCAGAAACTCAATCAACAGTAGTTCACAACCCCTTGAGTAATTTACGCTTAGGTAGCGGCATCGCCCCCATTTTAAAATATTGCCAAGCTGGGGTAAACGTCACTTTTGGTTGTGATGGTGCTTCTAGTAACGACTCCCAAGACTTATTAGAAGCCATCAAAATCGGCTCTATTTTACATAACGTTACAGATTTTGATTATCGCCATTGGATTACACCCCGAAAAGCCGTAGAAATGGCTGCTTTAGGCGGTGCAAAGGGGTTAAATATGGCAGATCAACTGGGATCTCTCACCGTAGGCAAACAAGCCGATTTGGTACTCTATGACCTCACCAATTTATCATTACTACCACGAACAGACCCCATTGGATTATTAGTTTTAGGTCGTCCCAGCAATGTTGTAGATAGTGCGTGGGTGAATGGTAAGCAAATTATTGCTGATGGGAAGGTGACAACGATTAACGTTGATGAACTGCGACAAGAACTATTTAACCGTAGCCAATGGACTACTCAACGTCAGTCGCCAACTGTAGCGCAAATTGAGGCGCATTATCGTCAAGTGATGGGGTTGTAA